TGATAGGAGACAACACAGCTGAAAGTACAGATAGTCGAGTCTTTCATGCTGTCTCTCTAGATTATATTGTTGGCAAAGTCACTAGTTTTTTTTAGGATTTAGGGCATTCCAGCAGATGCAAGGGGAGAGATGGTTGAATTTCTCAGGATTCACAATGGCAAAACTTCTATCCCCTAGCAGTAGTTTCCTGAAAATCCTCAACAATGATCGTATCTATAAAGATAAGCAAATTCAACTGTGTTGGTAAGCAAAGTTGCCATAGCGTGTTAGGCATTAAATAAAGGGTGGTTTCGCTAATTCGCTGGAGAGTCATTGGTTCTACCTTTAATGACGAGCCTTCTATATAGTCGTCCTAAAATCTACAAGTGCGTAAAGAGTCAATCTGGAAAGTTTTAACCCTCTCTCGTTAACCGCAATTATGATGGGGCATGCCTTTGGCTGAAATGCATTCTTCGATACCTAAGCTTAAGCTGGAATATGGGCATCCTAAGTATATTGATGTTCACTGCCCCAAACCTACAGTGAGTAGGATTTAGCAACCTTTGCCAGTTTCTCTCTACTCAGGCTGTGAACCGTTTGTTGCAATTGATACTGGTTTGTTTATTCCATGACTTCACGTGTGGTTTCCCAGCAGCCTTCTCAGCCATTCGGCAGCTTGCTCGGTAGATTCTATCGATTTTTACGCCGTCCTTTCTATACTGTCAATGTCCCATCGCAGCCCCAACCTCTCAAAGATATTCTCAGGCTTTATGCATTAGCTTTAGTGCTTATTCTTCCTCTCGCAATTATGGTGGGTCTTCTGGCTGCGAAGCTGTCAAGCAGTCACGCTATCAGTGAGATGGCAGAGCAACCCTTACTGATATTTACTATGGCAGTGGTGATTGCTCCGCCATTGGAAGAAGTTCTGTTTCGGCTACCTCTGCGCTACACTCCGGCAAATTTGACATTCCCTCTATTTCTATGGCTACTTATCATCCTGGGCACATTAGCTAGTGCAAAGGTTATATCCGCCATATTGATGTTGCCTTTGTTATGCCTGGCTTTTTTGGGATGTGTGTTTTTACGAGTCTGGCTCAAGGAGAAGATGCCTGCCAAACCCATTCATAAACAATATGAGAAGTGGATTGGATGGTTCTTTTATGGCTCTACCATTATTTTTGGCCTGATTCATATTCCCAACTATCAGCTGATTAACGGGTCGGCTTTACTATTAGCACCGCTCTTGGTCTCCCCCCAGCTTCTGCTCGGTCTTTTCTTTGCCTTTGTCCGATTGAGGTATGGGTTTTGGTGGGGTGTGTTTACCCATGCGTTTCATAATGGTTTATTAGTCGGACAGATGCTTTTGTATCGGATGTTGACACAACCATCAGGAACCCATGAAACTGCAGACATCGCCACCCATCCAGCACTGATGACGCTGATATTGAATCTGGGTCAGATTGCCTTTCTTCTATTGTGCCTCTTCATCGTGGTAAAAATGGTGCTTGAGTGGCGAGCTGAAGGACAAGTATCCCAAGCAAACAGTTAGATTTATTCTGGCAACCAGGGCAGAATCCTTTGGGAAAATAGCTTATATACGATTTTGCACTAAGGTTTCATCCGCTGCATTTGGCCCCTGATCCCTGAAAAATCTGACCTCAATGGCACTCGATATACCGCTGGATGCGTCGTAGTCTAGGGAGCATCTTACAAGCGACAGCATTGCTGCGCAGTGTTTAGCATTACAGTGAAAACAATCCCTTGCTATCACTGTTTCTGCTATTGGCCTGAACATTAATGCAACGATTTATATCCCTCTTTTATGACCGCTTGGCCGTTAATTGCCTGGCGATTAATGCTGATTGAAATTATGACTCATAGCATATCTTCCCCTCAGCCCTCTGACTTACCTCAAAGCCTGCTGGGTCGGTTTCTCAAGTTTTTAAGACATCCCCGCTATACGGTGAATGTGGCAACAGAGCATCAAGGTGTTATTGATGTTCTGAGGCTCTATGCATTGGCTTTAGTGACGGTTTTGCCCCTAGGTGTTTTGAGTTCCAGATTGGCAGATAATCTTGACTCTAGTAATAAAGTCTTAGAGATTACTAAAACCGTACCTATCTTGCAAATTATTCTGTTTGCGGTGATTCTGGCTCCGCTTTGGGAAGAAGCGGTCTTCCGATTGCCTTTGCGCTATACCCCAATGAATCTAGCTATCCCTTTTTGTATCGGGATGATGTTGATTGTATCTTCCCTAACTGCGACTGATGTTCTCCCTCGCATCGCTGGATTACCCTTGTTGGCTGGCACAGTTGTTCTAGCGGTCGTTCTATGGCTGTGGCTCAAGGAACTAGATTCTCAACCCATCCATACTTTTTATGAGAAATGGATAGGGTGGTTGTTTTATAGTT
The Acaryochloris marina S15 genome window above contains:
- a CDS encoding CPBP family intramembrane glutamic endopeptidase; protein product: MTSRVVSQQPSQPFGSLLGRFYRFLRRPFYTVNVPSQPQPLKDILRLYALALVLILPLAIMVGLLAAKLSSSHAISEMAEQPLLIFTMAVVIAPPLEEVLFRLPLRYTPANLTFPLFLWLLIILGTLASAKVISAILMLPLLCLAFLGCVFLRVWLKEKMPAKPIHKQYEKWIGWFFYGSTIIFGLIHIPNYQLINGSALLLAPLLVSPQLLLGLFFAFVRLRYGFWWGVFTHAFHNGLLVGQMLLYRMLTQPSGTHETADIATHPALMTLILNLGQIAFLLLCLFIVVKMVLEWRAEGQVSQANS
- a CDS encoding type II CAAX prenyl endopeptidase Rce1 family protein — encoded protein: MTAWPLIAWRLMLIEIMTHSISSPQPSDLPQSLLGRFLKFLRHPRYTVNVATEHQGVIDVLRLYALALVTVLPLGVLSSRLADNLDSSNKVLEITKTVPILQIILFAVILAPLWEEAVFRLPLRYTPMNLAIPFCIGMMLIVSSLTATDVLPRIAGLPLLAGTVVLAVVLWLWLKELDSQPIHTFYEKWIGWLFYSFALAFGLIHLGNFTSLGAQAWLLAPLLVLPQTVIGVFLGFIRLRYGFWWAVLTHGFHNACAITPLLLVRLGSENLLESMSSGIQDKSLAGTDYVLILLVSTYVLGGLLLCLITVWRLIAEWRAEHRQARPNS